From the Lathyrus oleraceus cultivar Zhongwan6 chromosome 4, CAAS_Psat_ZW6_1.0, whole genome shotgun sequence genome, one window contains:
- the LOC127076329 gene encoding dihydrolipoyllysine-residue acetyltransferase component 2 of pyruvate dehydrogenase complex, mitochondrial, with protein MASHLLNHSKKLRNASSLIQHDRALLVRWFCSDVQSLSINRNRDMLKTRIQDYESSARNHVSESAPNFTKPSFGVQKRNMSTMKRGYMRESLLNGEILQNSQVLSRRNYSSASDLPPHQEIGMPSLSPTMTEGNIARWLKKEGDKVSPGEVLCEVETDKATVEMECMEDGFLAKIVRQEGEKEIQVGEVIAITVEDEGDIAKFKDYKPSASKSSDPPAKETPAPPPPKKEVAEEPAREPEPKVSKPSAPPSSGDRIFASPLARKLAEEKNVTLSSIKGTGPDGLIVKGDIDDHLASSGVKEVSAPSKAKAATDVALDYTDIPVSQIRKITASRLLLSKQTIPHYYLTVDTCVDKLMSLRSQLNSLQEASGGARISVNDLVIKAAALALRKVPQCNSSWTNDYIRQYHNVNINVAVQTDHGLFVPVVRDADKKGLSKIGEEVKQLAKKAKENSLKPQDYEGGTFTVSNLGGPFGVKQFCAIVNPPQSGILAVGSAERRVVPGSGAEEFKFASFMAVTLSCDHRVIDGAIGAEWLKAFKGYIENPETMLL; from the exons ATGGCTTCTCATTTACTCAATCACTCCAAAAAG CTGAGAAATGCTTCGAGCTTGATACAGCATGACCGTGCACTTTTGGTTCGTTGGTTTTGCAGCGATGTTCAATCCTTATCTATCAACCGAAATCGTG ATATGTTGAAAACCCGGATACAAGATTATGAGTCTTCAGCAAGAAACCATGTCTCTGAATCTGCCCCAAATTTTACT AAACCTTCATTTGGTGTACAGAAGAGAAACATGTCCACCATGAAAAGGGGTTACATGAGGGAGTCCTTGTTGAACGGAGAGATTTTACA AAATTCACAGGTTCTGTCAAGGAGGAACTATTCATCAGCTTCAG ATCTCCCCCCACACCAGGAAATTGGAATGCCTTCTCTCTCGCCTACAATGACAGAG GGTAACATTGCAAGATGGTTGAAGAAAGAAGGGGATAAAGTTTCTCCTGGTGAAGTGCTCTGTGAAGTTGAAACT GATAAAGCTACTGTTGAAATGGAGTGCATGGAGGATGGTTTTTTGGCCAAAATAGTTCGTCAGGAGGGGGAAAAAGAAATTCAAGTTGGCGAG GTAATTGCCATCACTGTTGAAGATGAGGGGGACATTGCAAAGTTTAAAGATTACAAACCTTCAGCATCTAAATCTAGTGACCCCCCTGCCAAAGAAACACCTGCCCCACCTCCCCCAAAGAAAGAAGTGGCAGAGGAGCCTGCCCGAGAACCTGAGCCAAAGGTTTCCAAGCCTAGTGCACCACCTTCATCTGGAGATCGGATATTTGCTAGTCCCCTTGCTAGAAAGTTGGCTGAAGAGAAAAAT GTGACTCTCTCCAGCATTAAAGGAACAGGGCCTGATGGGCTCATTGTGAAGGGTGACATTGATGATCACTTGG CTTCTAGTGGTGTTAAAGAAGTTTCAGCACCCTCAAAGGCCAAGGCTGCAACAGATGTAGCTTTGGATTATACTGACATTCCTGTGTCTCAGATAAGAAAG ATCACGGCTTCACGTTTGTTGCTATCAAAACAAACTATTCCTCATTACTATTTAACAGTAGATACATGTGTTGACAAACTAATGAG TTTGCGTTCCCAACTCAATTCATTACAGGAAGCCTCTGGCGGTGCCCGTATATCAGTAAATGACCTTGTAATCAAG GCTGCTGCTTTGGCTCTCCGTAAAGTTCCTCAGTGTAACAGTTCATGGACAAATGATTATATTCGCCA GTATCATAATGTGAATATTAATGTTGCTGTGCAGACTGATCATGGACTCTTTGTTCCGGTCGTCAGG GATGCAGACAAGAAAGGTCTCTCTAAAATAGGCGAAGAGGTCAAACAATTGGCTAAGAAAGCTAAAGAAAACAGCTTGAAACCCCAAGATTACGAG GGAGGTACATTTACAGTGTCTAACTTGGGAGGGCCATTTGGAGTCAAACAGTTCTGTGCCATTGTCAATCCTCCTCAATCAGGCATTCTTGCAGTTGGATCTG CTGAGAGGAGGGTCGTTCCAGGTTCAGGTGCTGAGGAATTCAAATTTGCTTCCTTCATGGCTGTAACCCTCAGCTGTGATCATCGTGTAATAGATG GGGCAATTGGTGCAGAATGGCTAAAAGCATTCAAAGGCTACATTGAGAATCCAGAAACCATGTTGTTGTAA